The Chryseobacterium indicum genome includes a window with the following:
- a CDS encoding nucleoside-diphosphate kinase, which produces MSNITFTMIKPDAVADGHIGAILGKIAEGGFKIKAMKLTQLTVADAKKFYEVHAERPFYGELVDFMSSGPIVAAVLEKDNAVEDFRTLIGSTNPAEAAEGTIRKMFARSIGENAVHGSDSDENALIEAKFHFSGREIF; this is translated from the coding sequence ATGTCTAACATTACATTCACTATGATTAAGCCTGATGCAGTTGCGGACGGACATATCGGTGCTATATTAGGAAAGATCGCAGAAGGTGGTTTCAAAATCAAAGCTATGAAATTGACTCAACTTACTGTTGCTGATGCAAAAAAATTCTATGAAGTTCACGCTGAAAGACCATTCTACGGAGAATTGGTAGATTTCATGAGCTCTGGACCAATTGTAGCTGCTGTTCTTGAGAAAGACAATGCTGTAGAAGATTTCAGAACATTAATCGGTTCTACTAATCCTGCTGAAGCTGCAGAAGGAACAATCAGAAAAATGTTTGCAAGAAGCATCGGAGAAAACGCTGTTCACGGTTCTGACTCTGACGAAAACGCTCTTAT
- the rsgA gene encoding ribosome small subunit-dependent GTPase A, whose protein sequence is MKGKVIKSTGSWYQVLEMETGKIFEARIRGKFKLIKTRLTNPLAVGDFVEFQLEQDDIAWITKIEPRRNYLIRKSVNLSKEAHIIASNIDLACFIFTLKHPETSLGFLDRFLACCEAYNITPLILFNKIDVLHEEEIEIVKDIEFLYNEIGYDALEISSYSKLNLEKLQELLKDKTSVFFGHSGCGKSTLVNALQPGLNLKTSEISDTHLKGKHTTTFAQMHFWDFGGNVIDTPGVREFAMIDIEKEEVQHYFPEIFKKREECKYHNCLHINEPKCAVIDGLETGEIQHSRYSTYIKLMEEAEEASQK, encoded by the coding sequence ATGAAAGGAAAAGTCATTAAATCTACAGGAAGCTGGTATCAGGTTTTGGAAATGGAAACCGGGAAAATCTTCGAAGCAAGAATTCGCGGAAAATTTAAATTAATTAAAACAAGACTTACCAATCCGCTTGCTGTGGGGGATTTTGTAGAATTTCAACTGGAACAGGATGATATTGCATGGATTACGAAGATCGAGCCCCGCAGGAATTATCTCATCCGAAAATCTGTAAACCTTTCAAAAGAAGCGCACATCATCGCTTCGAATATTGATCTTGCCTGCTTTATTTTCACTTTAAAACATCCCGAAACTTCACTTGGATTTCTAGACCGTTTTCTGGCGTGTTGCGAAGCATACAATATTACTCCCTTGATTTTATTCAATAAAATTGATGTTCTGCATGAAGAAGAAATCGAAATTGTAAAGGATATCGAATTTCTTTACAATGAAATCGGCTACGATGCTCTGGAAATTTCTTCCTATTCAAAATTAAATCTGGAAAAGCTGCAGGAATTGCTGAAAGACAAAACGTCAGTTTTCTTCGGACATTCAGGCTGTGGAAAGTCTACTTTGGTGAATGCTTTGCAACCGGGGCTTAACCTGAAAACTTCTGAAATTTCAGATACGCATTTAAAAGGTAAACATACCACCACTTTTGCGCAGATGCATTTCTGGGATTTTGGCGGAAACGTAATTGACACTCCCGGAGTTCGTGAATTTGCCATGATCGACATCGAAAAAGAAGAAGTTCAGCATTATTTTCCTGAAATTTTCAAAAAAAGAGAAGAATGCAAATACCACAACTGTCTTCATATCAACGAACCGAAATGCGCGGTAATCGATGGTCTGGAAACCGGAGAAATTCAGCATTCAAGATATTCTACCTATATTAAATTAATGGAAGAGGCGGAAGAAGCTTCTCAAAAATAA
- a CDS encoding chorismate mutase, with product MNLKDLKNEWINDFQQPMMIAGPCSAESEAQMLETAKRIRETNANVPVFRAGIWKPRTKPNGFEGVGVIGLNWLKKVKEEYGFKTATEVANAHHVFAALEADVDILWIGARSTVNPFTVQEIAQALRGTDKTVLVKNPVNPDLALWIGALERLLGQGITNLGVIHRGFSTYQKTKYRNNPNWQIALDFKSQFPNIPMLIDPSHICGNRTGLADITQEALNVGYQGAIIETHSNPDAAWSDAAQQITPEVLAELIGNLKVRNSGLAGFEGEMGRHRTLISDIDFQLIEMLAQRMKISEKIGKLKKENDIAIFQPERWKEITEYATQKAVETGMTKEFIEKVFKAIHEESIEVQNSIMINR from the coding sequence ATGAATTTAAAAGACTTAAAAAACGAGTGGATTAATGACTTCCAGCAGCCAATGATGATTGCAGGACCGTGCAGTGCGGAAAGTGAAGCACAGATGCTGGAAACAGCAAAAAGAATCAGGGAAACCAATGCCAATGTTCCGGTTTTCCGTGCAGGAATCTGGAAACCGCGTACAAAACCGAATGGATTTGAAGGAGTAGGAGTAATCGGTCTGAACTGGCTGAAAAAAGTGAAGGAAGAATATGGTTTCAAAACAGCTACGGAAGTTGCCAATGCACACCACGTTTTTGCGGCTTTGGAAGCAGATGTAGACATTCTCTGGATCGGGGCGCGTTCTACGGTAAATCCTTTTACCGTTCAGGAAATTGCACAGGCATTGAGAGGAACAGACAAAACCGTGTTGGTAAAAAACCCTGTAAATCCTGATCTTGCTTTGTGGATCGGAGCTTTGGAAAGACTTTTAGGTCAGGGAATTACCAATTTAGGTGTTATTCACAGAGGATTTTCTACGTATCAGAAAACAAAATACAGAAACAATCCGAACTGGCAGATTGCTCTGGATTTTAAAAGTCAGTTCCCCAATATCCCGATGCTGATCGATCCTTCACACATCTGCGGAAACAGAACTGGTTTGGCAGACATTACGCAGGAAGCTTTAAACGTAGGTTACCAAGGAGCCATTATAGAAACACACAGCAATCCGGATGCAGCTTGGAGTGATGCCGCACAGCAGATTACACCGGAAGTTCTTGCAGAGCTGATCGGAAACTTAAAGGTGAGAAACTCAGGATTGGCAGGATTTGAAGGAGAAATGGGAAGACACAGAACGTTAATTTCTGATATAGATTTTCAACTGATTGAAATGCTTGCGCAGAGAATGAAAATTTCTGAAAAGATCGGAAAACTTAAAAAAGAAAACGATATCGCGATTTTCCAGCCGGAACGTTGGAAAGAAATTACGGAATACGCTACTCAGAAGGCTGTTGAGACCGGAATGACGAAAGAATTTATCGAAAAAGTATTCAAAGCCATTCATGAAGAGTCTATTGAGGTTCAGAACAGCATTATGATTAACAGGTAA
- the dnaX gene encoding DNA polymerase III subunit gamma/tau — MENFIVSARKYRPQQFDTVVGQSHITDTLEHAIEENQLAQALLFCGPRGVGKTTCARILARKINEKDGSVSEDGFAYNIYELDAASNNSVDDIRELIDQVRFAPQVGKYKVYIIDEVHMLSSAAFNAFLKTLEEPPAHAIFILATTEKHKIIPTILSRCQIYDFKRIVIEDIQGHLRNIAQKENIQYEDDALYLIAQKADGALRDALSIFDRLSTFSQKNITLAKAAEVLNILDYDQYLKIVDLAKENKIPKVLSAFNEIVKKGFDPHIFIAGLGSHFRDLMMAQNTSTIDLIEVGEQTKTKFVEQAQKWNPQQLIDAIEICNHADINYKNSKNPRLTVEIALMQLASLTANSDVAKKKSL, encoded by the coding sequence ATGGAAAATTTTATCGTATCTGCACGAAAATATCGCCCGCAGCAGTTTGATACTGTTGTTGGGCAGTCTCATATTACGGATACTTTAGAACACGCTATTGAAGAAAATCAATTGGCTCAGGCATTACTGTTCTGTGGTCCGAGAGGAGTAGGGAAAACAACCTGTGCCAGAATTCTGGCAAGGAAGATCAATGAAAAGGACGGATCAGTTTCGGAGGACGGTTTTGCCTATAACATTTATGAACTGGATGCCGCATCGAACAACTCTGTGGATGATATCAGAGAATTGATCGATCAGGTACGTTTTGCGCCTCAGGTTGGTAAATACAAAGTGTATATTATCGATGAGGTTCATATGCTGTCTTCGGCAGCCTTCAACGCTTTCCTTAAAACACTTGAGGAACCGCCTGCTCATGCTATTTTCATCTTAGCAACTACCGAAAAGCATAAAATTATTCCTACGATCTTATCCCGATGTCAGATTTATGATTTCAAAAGAATCGTAATTGAAGATATTCAGGGACATCTTAGAAATATTGCTCAGAAAGAGAATATTCAATATGAAGATGATGCGTTGTATCTTATTGCCCAGAAAGCAGACGGTGCTTTAAGAGATGCTCTTTCCATATTTGACAGGCTTTCTACTTTTTCCCAGAAGAATATTACTTTGGCAAAAGCTGCAGAAGTTTTAAATATTCTGGACTACGATCAGTACTTAAAAATTGTAGACTTAGCCAAAGAAAATAAAATTCCCAAAGTTCTTTCCGCATTTAACGAAATTGTGAAAAAAGGATTTGATCCTCATATTTTCATCGCAGGATTGGGAAGTCATTTCAGAGATTTGATGATGGCGCAGAACACTTCAACCATTGATCTGATAGAAGTAGGAGAGCAGACCAAGACAAAGTTTGTAGAACAGGCTCAGAAATGGAATCCGCAACAGCTCATTGATGCTATTGAGATTTGCAATCATGCAGACATCAATTATAAAAATTCCAAAAATCCAAGACTTACGGTAGAAATTGCTTTAATGCAATTGGCTTCTTTGACGGCTAATTCAGACGTTGCTAAAAAAAAAAGTTTATAA
- a CDS encoding TetR/AcrR family transcriptional regulator, with the protein MPRKVVQGPIRDKEKTKQKLLAAVGKILRTKGYSGLKVSKIAAVAGFDKKLIYEYFGSTEKLIDEYIRSQDYWSKMNQDNIHVDFSDGGKELSKVAILNQFEHIKKNKELQKIILWGLSESKPILKKVADEREEMGEMLFTNIVDPHFKDKAVRYRAIAALLVSGAYYLNLYTAHNASVFCGIDLKSDEGRKEIEKAITEIIDFAYEER; encoded by the coding sequence ATGCCAAGAAAAGTTGTACAAGGTCCTATAAGGGACAAAGAAAAAACAAAGCAAAAATTGCTTGCTGCTGTTGGTAAAATTCTGAGAACCAAAGGATATTCAGGTTTGAAGGTGAGTAAGATAGCAGCAGTGGCAGGATTTGATAAAAAATTAATTTACGAATATTTCGGAAGTACCGAAAAACTTATTGATGAATATATCAGATCTCAGGATTACTGGAGCAAAATGAACCAGGATAATATTCATGTGGATTTTTCTGATGGAGGAAAAGAACTTTCTAAAGTTGCCATCCTTAATCAGTTTGAGCATATCAAGAAAAATAAGGAACTTCAGAAAATTATTCTTTGGGGATTATCAGAAAGCAAACCGATCCTGAAAAAAGTAGCAGATGAAAGAGAAGAAATGGGAGAAATGCTTTTCACGAACATCGTAGATCCGCACTTTAAGGATAAAGCGGTAAGATATCGTGCCATTGCAGCACTTCTGGTTTCCGGAGCCTATTATCTTAATCTTTACACGGCACACAATGCAAGTGTATTCTGCGGAATAGACCTGAAAAGTGATGAAGGAAGAAAGGAAATAGAAAAGGCGATTACCGAAATCATCGATTTTGCTTACGAAGAAAGATAA